Proteins encoded within one genomic window of Pygocentrus nattereri isolate fPygNat1 chromosome 9, fPygNat1.pri, whole genome shotgun sequence:
- the LOC108435562 gene encoding tripartite motif-containing protein 16-like has protein sequence MASSSALNLSNCSLCLHRLTDVVTIPCGHVYCKRCTEGFVSEYENTGKYRCTQCGQSFTQRPGQDEQVDEVVHILMKTGLQADHSIPSNAGPEDVACDFCTGPKHKAIKSCLVCLASYCDDHLKLHNDLNARTPHTLVDATGQLQGMTCPLHDKVLEVYCRTDKQCLCCLCMLDNHKGHDTISAAAGRAEKEEETKKSKQRITGRQKQLKELGAAKTTLRDMALATEEESERLFKELIQCIKSSHSEMKALIRAQERAELERVEDFLIRTEREIGELKRSDAELEQLSHTQNHIHFLQTAQSLYLLPGSADVPDLAVNPQFSFGEVVKSITELKVQIEDIWHREIKTISTGVKKDKIVVPSEPKTREDFLQYLVPLSLDCNTAHKNLRLSEENRAVSCDLEPQPYPDSPKRFDWWAQVLSREALSGRCYWEAQWTGLYGADIAVSYGDISRKGEGDDCGFGYNKQCWSLDCSISRYAFAHNNEETEISVPTSHRIGVYLDHRAGLLSFYSVSEDSMTLLHRVETRFTQPVYAGFGLYRGSTAKICQPGKEAQKQTDAQKTKRVTYVKNGEHKRRMCSIRYEARQKRK, from the exons ATGGCATCGTCCAGTGCACTCAACCTTTCCaactgctctctctgtcttcaccGACTGACGGACGTGGTCACTATTCCCTGTGGACACGTGTACTGCAAACGCTGCACTGAAGGCTTCGTCAGTGAGTATGAAAACACAGGCAAGTACAGATGCACACAGTGTGGGCAAAGTTTCACCCAAAGACCTGGACAGGATGAACAAGTGGATGAAGTTGTGCATATACTGATGAAGACTGGTCTCCAGGCTGACCACTCCATACCTAGCAATGCTGGACCTGAGGACGTGGCCTGTGACTTCTGCACTGGTCCAAAACACAAAGCCATAAAGTCCTGCCTGGTGTGTCTGGCCTCCTACTGTGATGATCACCTCAAACTGCACAACGATCTCAATGCAAGAACTCCTCACACACTTGTAGACGCCACCGGGCAGCTGCAGGGAATGACCTGCCCCCTACATGATAAGGTCCTGGAGGTTTACTGCCGTACTGACAAGCAATGCCTCTGCTGCCTGTGCATGCTGGACAATCACAAGGGTCATGACACGATCTCAGCTGCAGCGGGGCGGGCAGAGAAAGAG GAGGAGACGAAGAAGTCCAAGCAGAGGATTACAGGGAGACAGAAGCAGCTAAAGGAGCTGGGAGCAGCTAAAACCACCCTGAGG GACATGGCACTGGCCACGGAGGAGGAGAGCGAGCGGCTCTTCAAGGAGCTGATCCAGTGTATAAAGAGCAGCCACTCTGAGATGAAGGCGCTGATCCGAGCTCAGGAGAGGGCTGAACTGGAGCGGGTCGAGGACTTTCTGATCCGGACAGAGCGGGAGAtaggtgagctgaagaggagcgATGCCGAGTTGGAGCAGCTTTCGCACACTCAGAACCACATCCACTTCCTGCAG ACAGCCCAGTCTCTCTACCTCCTTCCTGGATCTGCAGATGTCCCAGACCTGGCAGTTAACCCTCAGTTCTCTTTTGGGGAAGTGGTCAAGTCCATTACTGAGCTCAAAGTCCAGATAGAAGACATCTGGCACAGAGAAATCaaaacaatctcaacaggag TGAAAAAAGACAAGATCGTAGTTCCTTCAGAACCAAAGACGAGAGAGGACTTCCTACAGT ATTTGGTTCCGCTGTCACTGGACTGCAACACCGCCCACAAGAACCTTAGGCTATCTGAGGAGAACCGAGCTGTGTCCTGTGATCTTGAACCTCAACCTTACCCGGACAGTCCCAAGCGCTTCGACTGGTGGGCTCAGGTCCTATCCCGGGAAGCCCTGTCTGGACGCTGCTACTGGGAAGCGCAGTGGACGGGCCTGTACGGAGCGGATATCGCCGTTTCATATGGAGACATCAGCaggaagggagagggagatgaCTGTGGCTTTGGGTATAACAAACAGTGCTGGAGTTTAGACTGCTCCATATCCAGATACGCTTTTGCACACAACAATGAGGAGACGGAAATCTCGGTGCCTACATCCCACAGGATAGGAGTGTATCTGGACCACAGGGCAGGGCTGCTGTCTTTCTATAGTGTCTCAGAAGACAGCATGACTCTCCTCCACAGAGTGGAGACCAGGTTCACTCAGCCTGTCTATGCAGGGTTTGGGCTGTACAGGGGATCTACAGCAAAGATATGCCAGCCAGGCAAAGAAGCACAAAAGCAAACAGATGCTCAAAAAACAAAGAGGGTCACATATGTAAAGAATGGGGAGCATAAAAGAAGAATGTGCAGCATAAGATATGAggcaagacagaaaagaaaatga